The following are from one region of the Streptomyces decoyicus genome:
- a CDS encoding bifunctional ADP-dependent NAD(P)H-hydrate dehydratase/NAD(P)H-hydrate epimerase — protein sequence MRTAYSVETVRAAERELMARLPEGALMQRAAAGLAVACGELLGRVYGSRVVLLVGSGDNGGDALYAGARLARRGAGVAAVLLSPDRAHQGGLGALRAAGGRVSGDALRDIARADLVVDGIVGIGGRGGLRPEAARLAHAAWESAPVVAVDLPSGVDADSGEVRGEAVRADATVTFGAYKPGLLIDPARERAGALRLVDIGLTLPADAGMEALQHADVAQLLPRPVPESDKYRRGVVGVVAGSARYPGAAVLAVAGALRGGAGAVRYVGPAADAVLARFPETLVHAGPPDKAGRVQAWVIGPGIGEESDALEDVLASEVPVLVDADGLRFLTPRRVAERTAATLLTPHAGEAAALLGCGREEVEEARLASVRELAARYDATVLLKGSTTLIAEADGPVRVNPTGTGWLATAGSGDVLSGVTGSLLAAGLTARDAGSAGAYLHGLAARRAAGPAGAPILASEVAGQLADAWRDVTG from the coding sequence ATGAGGACTGCCTACAGCGTGGAGACCGTGCGGGCCGCGGAGCGAGAGCTCATGGCCCGGTTGCCCGAAGGGGCCCTGATGCAGCGGGCGGCGGCCGGACTGGCCGTGGCCTGCGGGGAGTTGCTGGGGCGGGTGTACGGGTCCCGGGTGGTGTTGCTGGTGGGCAGCGGCGACAACGGCGGGGACGCGCTGTACGCCGGTGCCCGGCTGGCGCGGCGGGGAGCCGGGGTGGCGGCGGTGCTGCTCTCGCCCGATCGGGCGCACCAGGGCGGGCTCGGCGCGCTGCGGGCGGCTGGGGGGCGCGTCTCGGGCGACGCGTTGCGGGACATCGCGCGGGCCGATCTGGTCGTGGACGGGATCGTCGGGATCGGCGGGCGGGGCGGGCTGCGCCCGGAGGCCGCCCGACTGGCGCATGCGGCATGGGAGTCGGCGCCGGTGGTGGCCGTCGATCTGCCCAGCGGTGTGGACGCGGACAGCGGTGAGGTGCGGGGGGAGGCCGTACGGGCCGATGCGACGGTGACGTTCGGCGCGTACAAGCCGGGGCTGCTGATCGACCCGGCACGGGAGCGGGCTGGGGCGCTGCGGCTGGTGGACATCGGGCTCACGCTGCCCGCGGACGCCGGAATGGAGGCGTTGCAGCATGCGGACGTGGCTCAGCTGCTGCCGCGTCCGGTGCCCGAGAGCGACAAGTACCGGCGCGGTGTGGTCGGTGTGGTCGCCGGGTCCGCGCGGTATCCCGGGGCGGCGGTGCTCGCGGTGGCGGGTGCGTTGCGGGGCGGTGCGGGGGCCGTGCGCTATGTCGGTCCGGCCGCCGACGCGGTGCTGGCGCGCTTTCCGGAGACGCTGGTGCATGCCGGTCCGCCGGACAAGGCGGGCCGGGTGCAGGCGTGGGTGATCGGTCCCGGCATCGGCGAGGAGTCGGACGCGCTGGAGGACGTGCTGGCGTCGGAGGTGCCGGTGCTGGTGGACGCGGACGGGCTGCGGTTCCTGACGCCCCGTCGGGTCGCGGAGCGCACGGCCGCGACGTTGCTGACGCCGCATGCGGGGGAGGCCGCCGCGCTGCTGGGATGCGGCCGTGAGGAGGTCGAGGAGGCACGGCTGGCGTCCGTACGGGAGTTGGCGGCACGGTACGACGCCACGGTGCTGCTCAAGGGCTCGACGACGCTGATCGCGGAGGCGGACGGGCCGGTGCGGGTCAATCCCACGGGGACCGGCTGGCTGGCGACGGCCGGGAGCGGGGACGTGCTGTCGGGGGTGACGGGGTCGTTGCTCGCCGCGGGGCTCACGGCGCGTGACGCGGGGTCGGCCGGTGCGTATCTGCACGGGCTGGCGGCCCGCCGCGCGGCCGGTCCGGCCGGCGCGCCGATCCTGGCGTCGGAGGTCGCCGGTCAGCTGGCCGACGCCTGGCGTGATGTGACGGGCTGA
- a CDS encoding holo-ACP synthase, whose product MIIGVGIDVAEIERFGAALERTPELAQRLFIEEELILPSGERRGIASLAARFAAKEALAKALGAPSGLHWTDAEVYVEDSGQPRLRVRGTVEARAKELGVRSWHVSLSHDAGVASAVVIAEA is encoded by the coding sequence ATGATCATCGGGGTCGGGATCGATGTCGCCGAGATCGAGCGGTTCGGCGCGGCGCTGGAGCGTACGCCGGAGCTGGCGCAGCGGCTCTTCATCGAGGAGGAGCTGATACTGCCGAGCGGGGAGCGCCGCGGTATCGCCTCTCTGGCGGCGCGGTTCGCCGCCAAGGAGGCGCTGGCCAAGGCGCTCGGGGCGCCGAGCGGGCTGCACTGGACCGATGCCGAGGTGTACGTCGAGGACAGCGGGCAGCCGCGGCTGCGGGTGCGCGGGACGGTCGAGGCGCGCGCGAAGGAGCTCGGGGTCCGCTCGTGGCACGTGTCGCTGAGCCATGATGCGGGGGTCGCCTCCGCCGTGGTGATCGCCGAGGCCTGA
- the glmS gene encoding glutamine--fructose-6-phosphate transaminase (isomerizing) has protein sequence MCGIVGYVGGQSALDVVLAGLKRLEYRGYDSAGVAVLADGGLAAAKKAGKLANLEKELADRPLPAGSTGIGHTRWATHGGPTDENAHPHLDNAGRVSVVHNGIIENFAGLRAELTDRGHELASETDTEVVAHLLAEAYSSCGELAEAMRQVCRQLEGAFTLVAVHADEPDAVVGARRNSPLVVGVGDGEAFLASDVAAFIAHTREAIELGQDQVVELRRDGVTVTDFDGAPAEVREYHVDWDASAAEKGGYDYFMLKEIAEQPKAVADTLLGRIDASGVLSLDEVRIPPAVLREVDKVVIVACGTAYHAGMIAKYAIEHWTRIPCETELASEFRYRDPILDRHTLVIAISQSGETMDTLMALRHAREQGAKVLAICNTNGSTIPRESDAVLYTHAGPEVAVASTKAFLTQLVACYLVALYVAQVRGTKWGDEIRAVVRELAAIGTQVEQVLGTMEPVRELARSLADKNTVLFLGRHVGYPVALEGALKLKELAYMHAEGFAAGELKHGPIALIEDDLPVVVVVPSPRGRSVLHDKIVSNIQEIRARGARTIVIAEEGDETVVPYADHLVRIPRTPVLLQPLVSTVPLQVFACELATARGNEVDQPRNLAKSVTVE, from the coding sequence ATGTGCGGAATCGTGGGATATGTGGGCGGGCAGAGCGCCCTGGATGTCGTCCTGGCCGGGCTGAAGCGGCTGGAGTACCGCGGCTACGACTCGGCGGGTGTCGCCGTGCTTGCCGACGGCGGTCTGGCAGCGGCCAAGAAAGCCGGCAAACTCGCCAACCTGGAAAAGGAGCTGGCGGACCGTCCGCTGCCGGCCGGCTCGACCGGAATCGGGCACACCCGGTGGGCCACCCACGGCGGGCCGACCGACGAGAACGCCCATCCGCATCTGGACAACGCCGGCCGGGTCTCGGTCGTGCACAACGGCATCATCGAGAACTTCGCCGGGCTGCGGGCCGAACTCACCGACCGCGGACACGAGTTGGCGTCCGAGACGGACACCGAGGTCGTGGCGCATCTGCTCGCCGAGGCCTACTCGTCCTGCGGTGAGCTGGCCGAGGCGATGCGGCAGGTGTGCCGGCAGCTGGAGGGTGCGTTCACCCTGGTCGCGGTGCATGCCGATGAGCCGGATGCAGTCGTCGGGGCGCGGCGCAACTCGCCGCTCGTGGTGGGCGTCGGGGACGGCGAGGCGTTCCTCGCCTCGGACGTGGCGGCGTTCATCGCGCACACCCGTGAGGCGATCGAGCTGGGCCAGGACCAGGTCGTGGAGCTGCGCCGGGACGGGGTGACGGTCACCGACTTCGACGGCGCGCCCGCTGAGGTCCGCGAGTACCACGTCGACTGGGACGCCTCGGCCGCCGAGAAGGGCGGCTACGACTACTTCATGCTCAAGGAGATCGCCGAGCAGCCGAAGGCCGTCGCGGACACCCTGCTGGGCCGGATCGACGCCTCGGGGGTGCTGTCCCTGGACGAGGTGCGGATTCCGCCGGCGGTGCTGCGCGAGGTCGACAAGGTCGTCATCGTGGCGTGCGGGACGGCGTACCACGCGGGGATGATCGCCAAGTACGCGATCGAGCACTGGACGCGGATTCCCTGCGAGACGGAGCTGGCCAGCGAATTCCGCTACCGCGACCCGATCCTGGACCGGCACACGCTGGTCATCGCCATCAGCCAGTCCGGCGAGACGATGGACACCCTGATGGCACTGCGCCATGCGCGGGAGCAGGGCGCGAAGGTGCTCGCCATCTGCAACACGAACGGTTCGACCATCCCGCGGGAGTCGGACGCGGTGCTGTACACGCACGCCGGGCCGGAGGTCGCGGTGGCCTCCACGAAGGCGTTCCTGACCCAACTGGTGGCCTGCTACCTGGTGGCGCTGTACGTCGCGCAGGTGCGGGGCACGAAGTGGGGCGACGAGATCCGGGCCGTGGTGCGCGAACTGGCGGCCATCGGCACCCAGGTCGAGCAGGTGCTCGGCACGATGGAGCCGGTTCGGGAGCTGGCGCGCAGCCTCGCCGACAAGAACACGGTGCTTTTCCTCGGCCGGCATGTGGGCTACCCGGTGGCGCTGGAGGGCGCGCTGAAGCTCAAGGAGCTCGCGTACATGCATGCGGAGGGCTTTGCGGCCGGGGAGCTCAAGCACGGGCCGATCGCGTTGATCGAGGACGATCTGCCGGTCGTCGTCGTGGTGCCGTCCCCGCGCGGGCGGTCCGTACTGCACGACAAGATCGTGTCGAACATCCAGGAGATCCGGGCCCGGGGTGCGCGGACCATCGTCATCGCGGAGGAGGGCGACGAGACCGTCGTGCCCTACGCCGACCACCTCGTACGGATTCCGCGGACGCCGGTGCTGCTTCAGCCGCTGGTCTCGACGGTCCCGCTCCAGGTCTTCGCCTGCGAGCTGGCCACCGCCCGGGGCAACGAGGTCGACCAGCCGCGCAACCTCGCCAAGTCGGTGACGGTGGAATGA
- the coaA gene encoding type I pantothenate kinase, translating to MPMTTDPQQRRRADSSPYVDLTRAQWSALREKTPLPLTADEVERLRGLGDVIDLDEVRDVYLPLSRLLNLYVGATSNLRGALNTFLGDVGGGPQPGTPFVIGVAGSVAVGKSTTARLLQALLARWPEHPRVELVTTDGFLFPNAELHRRGLMSRKGFPESYDRRALTRFVADVKSGKAEVTAPVYSHLIYDIVPGERLTVQRPDILIVEGLNVLQPALPGKDGRTRLGLADFFDFSVYVDARTEDIEKWYLGRFRKLRETAFQNPFSYFRKYTQVSEDEALDYARMIWRTVNKPNLQQNVAPTRGRANLVLRKGPDHKVQRLSLRKL from the coding sequence GTGCCCATGACGACCGATCCGCAGCAACGACGCCGCGCCGACAGCTCCCCGTACGTCGATCTGACGCGCGCGCAGTGGAGTGCCCTGCGGGAGAAGACCCCGCTGCCCCTGACGGCCGACGAGGTCGAACGGCTGCGGGGCCTGGGCGATGTCATCGACCTCGACGAGGTGCGCGATGTCTATCTCCCGCTGTCCAGGCTCCTCAACCTCTACGTCGGCGCCACCAGCAATCTGCGTGGTGCGCTGAACACCTTCCTCGGCGACGTGGGCGGCGGCCCCCAGCCCGGTACCCCGTTCGTCATCGGGGTCGCGGGCAGCGTGGCCGTCGGGAAGTCCACCACCGCCCGGCTGCTCCAGGCCCTGCTGGCCCGCTGGCCCGAGCATCCGCGGGTCGAGCTGGTCACCACCGACGGTTTCCTCTTCCCCAACGCCGAGCTGCACCGGCGCGGCCTGATGTCCCGCAAGGGCTTCCCGGAGTCCTACGACCGGCGGGCGCTGACCCGCTTCGTCGCGGATGTGAAGTCCGGCAAGGCCGAGGTCACCGCGCCCGTCTACTCCCACCTGATCTACGACATCGTGCCCGGCGAGCGGCTGACCGTGCAGCGCCCGGACATCCTCATCGTCGAGGGCCTGAACGTCCTCCAGCCGGCGCTGCCCGGCAAGGACGGCCGCACCCGCCTCGGGCTCGCCGACTTCTTCGACTTCTCCGTCTACGTCGACGCCCGCACCGAGGACATCGAGAAGTGGTACCTCGGCCGCTTCCGCAAACTGCGCGAGACGGCCTTCCAGAACCCGTTCTCGTACTTCCGCAAGTACACCCAGGTCTCCGAGGACGAGGCCCTCGACTACGCCCGCATGATCTGGCGCACCGTCAACAAGCCCAATCTGCAACAGAACGTCGCGCCGACCCGCGGCCGCGCCAACCTGGTGCTGCGCAAGGGACCGGACCACAAGGTGCAACGACTGTCGTTGCGCAAGCTCTAG
- a CDS encoding DUF389 domain-containing protein, producing the protein MLHLRLIVPADRTDEVLQLLETTVGTTHLVVLSGAARDPQGDVVLCDVAREAGDGLLARLRAMDLDRTGSIAIENIDLSLSRRADRAEDEAPGEGADAVLWESLTDATHEESTLSATYLAFLTLATMIAACGVVLDNAILIVGAMAVGPEFGPLAGICTALVQRAPRLAWRSVQALLVGFALAMVVTVGFSLFMDAVGLFRIEALEAARPNTNFIYRPDWFSFVVAVLAGIAGVLSLTSAKSGALVGVAISVTTVPAAANAAVALGYQEYGQAWHSMEQLLLNLAGIIIAGTLTLAAQKLLWARHDTGPALR; encoded by the coding sequence GTGCTGCATCTGCGCCTGATCGTCCCTGCGGACCGTACCGACGAGGTGCTCCAGCTGCTGGAGACGACCGTCGGGACGACCCATCTGGTCGTACTGAGCGGGGCGGCCCGCGATCCGCAGGGCGATGTGGTGCTGTGCGATGTCGCACGGGAGGCCGGTGACGGGCTGCTGGCCCGGCTGCGGGCGATGGATCTCGACCGGACCGGTTCGATCGCCATCGAGAACATCGATCTGTCGCTGTCCCGGCGGGCCGACCGGGCGGAGGACGAGGCACCCGGCGAGGGCGCGGACGCCGTGCTGTGGGAGTCGCTGACCGACGCCACCCATGAGGAGTCGACGCTCTCGGCCACCTACCTCGCGTTCCTGACCCTCGCCACGATGATCGCGGCCTGCGGTGTGGTCCTCGACAACGCGATCCTGATCGTCGGCGCGATGGCCGTGGGCCCGGAGTTCGGCCCGCTGGCCGGTATCTGCACCGCGCTCGTCCAGCGGGCACCGCGCCTGGCCTGGCGCTCGGTCCAGGCGCTGCTCGTCGGTTTCGCGCTGGCGATGGTGGTGACCGTCGGCTTCAGCCTCTTCATGGACGCGGTCGGCCTCTTCCGCATCGAGGCGCTGGAGGCCGCGCGCCCCAACACCAACTTCATCTACCGGCCCGACTGGTTCTCGTTCGTCGTCGCGGTCCTCGCCGGCATCGCCGGGGTGCTGTCACTGACGTCCGCCAAATCGGGCGCCCTGGTCGGCGTGGCGATCTCCGTCACCACCGTCCCGGCCGCCGCCAACGCCGCGGTGGCCCTCGGCTACCAGGAGTACGGCCAGGCCTGGCACTCCATGGAACAGCTCCTGCTCAACCTGGCAGGCATCATCATCGCCGGCACGCTCACCCTGGCGGCACAGAAGCTGCTGTGGGCCCGGCACGACACCGGGCCCGCCCTCCGCTAG
- the glmM gene encoding phosphoglucosamine mutase — MGRLFGTDGVRGVANADLTAELALGLSVAAAHVLAEAGTFEGHRPVAVVGRDPRASGEFLEAAVVAGLASAGVDVLRVGVLPTPAVAYLTGSLGADLGVMLSASHNPMPDNGIKFFARGGHKLADELENRIEQTYRAHSSGEPWARPTGAGVGRVTVYDEGFDNYVAHLVGVLPNRLDGLKIVVDGAHGAASRVSPEAFARAGADVITIGTDPDGLNINDGCGSTHLQLLRAAVVEHGADLGVAHDGDADRCLAVDREGNEVDGDQILAVLALGMREAGTLRKNTVVATVMSNLGFKLAMEREGIDLVQTAVGDRYVLEEMKAHGFALGGEQSGHVIVLDHATTGDGTLTGLMLGARVAATGRPLAELVRVMERLPQILINVPDVDKSRVTTSPELTAAVAEAERELGATGRVLLRPSGTEPLVRVMVEAADIEQARSVAERLADAVKSALG; from the coding sequence GTGGGACGACTCTTCGGCACGGACGGTGTGCGCGGCGTCGCCAATGCGGATCTGACGGCGGAGCTGGCGCTCGGTCTGTCGGTCGCTGCGGCGCATGTGCTCGCGGAAGCGGGCACATTCGAAGGTCACCGGCCGGTGGCGGTGGTCGGACGCGATCCACGCGCGTCCGGTGAGTTCCTGGAGGCCGCGGTCGTCGCGGGTCTGGCCAGCGCCGGCGTGGACGTGCTGCGGGTGGGCGTGCTTCCGACCCCGGCGGTCGCGTATCTGACCGGCTCGCTCGGCGCGGACCTCGGCGTGATGCTCTCCGCCAGCCACAACCCGATGCCCGACAACGGCATCAAGTTCTTCGCCCGTGGCGGCCACAAGCTCGCCGACGAGCTGGAGAACCGGATCGAGCAGACCTACCGCGCCCACAGCTCCGGTGAGCCGTGGGCGCGGCCGACCGGCGCCGGCGTGGGCCGGGTCACCGTCTACGACGAGGGCTTCGACAACTACGTCGCGCATCTCGTCGGCGTCCTGCCCAACCGCCTGGACGGGCTGAAGATCGTCGTCGACGGCGCCCACGGTGCGGCGTCGCGGGTCTCGCCCGAGGCGTTCGCGCGGGCCGGCGCCGATGTCATCACGATCGGCACCGACCCCGACGGCCTCAACATCAACGACGGCTGTGGCTCCACCCACCTCCAGCTGCTGCGGGCGGCCGTCGTCGAGCACGGCGCCGACCTGGGTGTCGCCCACGACGGCGACGCGGACCGGTGCCTGGCCGTGGACCGCGAGGGCAACGAGGTCGACGGCGACCAGATCCTGGCCGTCCTGGCGCTCGGGATGCGCGAGGCGGGGACGCTGCGCAAGAACACCGTCGTCGCCACCGTGATGTCCAACCTGGGCTTCAAGCTCGCCATGGAGCGCGAGGGCATCGACCTCGTCCAGACCGCGGTCGGCGACCGGTACGTCCTGGAGGAGATGAAGGCGCACGGCTTCGCGCTGGGCGGTGAGCAGTCCGGGCATGTGATCGTGCTGGACCACGCCACCACCGGCGACGGCACGCTGACCGGTCTGATGCTGGGGGCCCGGGTCGCCGCGACCGGCCGGCCGCTGGCCGAACTGGTGCGCGTCATGGAACGGCTGCCGCAGATCCTCATCAACGTCCCCGACGTCGACAAGTCGCGGGTGACCACTTCTCCCGAGCTGACCGCGGCGGTCGCCGAGGCGGAGCGGGAGCTGGGCGCCACCGGCCGGGTGCTGCTGCGGCCGTCCGGCACGGAGCCGCTGGTGCGGGTGATGGTGGAGGCCGCGGACATCGAGCAGGCCCGGTCGGTGGCCGAGCGGCTCGCCGACGCGGTCAAGTCCGCGCTGGGCTGA
- the rpsI gene encoding 30S ribosomal protein S9 yields the protein MAETTPETVIENDDAVEEYTTETEVVESEYTSESLASRFGDPQPAAGLGRRKNAIARVRIVPGTGQWKINGRTLEGYFPNKVHQQEVNEPFKVLELDNRYDVVARISGGGISGQAGALRLGVARALNEADVDNNRGALKKAGFLKRDDRAVERKKAGLKKARKAPQYSKR from the coding sequence GTGGCCGAGACCACTCCCGAGACCGTCATCGAGAACGACGACGCCGTCGAGGAATACACCACTGAGACCGAGGTCGTGGAGTCGGAGTACACCTCCGAGTCCCTCGCCTCCCGCTTCGGCGACCCGCAGCCGGCTGCCGGCCTGGGCCGTCGCAAGAACGCCATCGCCCGCGTCCGGATCGTTCCGGGCACCGGCCAGTGGAAGATCAACGGTCGCACCCTTGAGGGCTACTTCCCCAACAAGGTGCACCAGCAGGAAGTCAACGAGCCCTTCAAGGTGCTCGAGCTCGACAACCGCTACGACGTCGTGGCCCGCATCTCCGGCGGCGGCATCTCCGGCCAGGCCGGTGCGCTGCGCCTGGGCGTGGCCCGTGCGCTGAACGAGGCGGACGTGGACAACAACCGCGGCGCGCTGAAGAAGGCCGGATTCCTCAAGCGTGACGACCGTGCGGTCGAGCGCAAGAAGGCCGGTCTGAAGAAGGCCCGTAAGGCGCCGCAGTACAGCAAGCGCTAA
- the rplM gene encoding 50S ribosomal protein L13 has translation MRTFSPKPGDVQRQWHIIDAQDVVLGRLATQAASLLRGKHKPVYAPHVDMGDFVIIVNADKVHLSGNKRTQKMAYRHSGFPGGLRSVRYDELLDKNPEKAVEKAIKGMLPKNTLGRQMLSKLKVYAGAEHPHAAQQPVPFEITQVAQ, from the coding sequence GTGCGTACGTTCAGCCCCAAGCCCGGCGATGTCCAGCGCCAGTGGCACATCATTGACGCGCAGGACGTTGTCCTGGGCCGTCTGGCCACCCAGGCCGCGTCCCTCCTGCGGGGTAAGCACAAGCCCGTTTACGCGCCGCACGTTGACATGGGTGACTTCGTCATCATCGTCAACGCCGACAAGGTGCACCTGTCCGGCAACAAGCGGACCCAGAAGATGGCTTACCGCCACTCGGGCTTCCCGGGTGGTCTGCGCTCCGTCCGCTACGACGAGCTGCTCGACAAGAACCCCGAGAAGGCCGTCGAGAAGGCCATCAAGGGCATGCTCCCCAAGAACACCCTCGGCCGTCAGATGCTCTCGAAGCTGAAGGTCTACGCGGGCGCCGAGCACCCGCACGCTGCGCAGCAGCCGGTCCCGTTCGAGATCACCCAGGTCGCGCAGTAA
- a CDS encoding ABC-F family ATP-binding cassette domain-containing protein produces MGHLEAGHLEYYLPDGRVLLGDVSFRVGEGASVALVGANGAGKTTLLRLIAGELQPHGGAVTVSGGLGVMPQFVGSVRDERTVRDLLVSVAQPRIRQAAAAVDAAELAIMTAGDDDEAVQMAYAQALSDWAEARGYEAETAWDICTMAALGMPYEKAQWRQVRTLSGGEQKRLVLESLLRGTDEVLLLDEPDNYLDVPGKRWLEEQLRQTRKTVLFVSHDRELLARAAEKIVSVEPGPAGSDVWVHGGGFDTFHEARKERFARFEELRRRWDEKHAQLKKLVVSLRQAASVSHELASRYAAAQTRLKKFEEAGPPPEPPREQDITMRLRGGRTGVRAITCENLELTGLMKPFDLEIFYGERVAVLGSNGSGKSHFLRLLAGDEQNPVPHTGAWKLGARVVPGHFAQTHAHPELLGRTLLDILWTEHARDKGQAMSALRRYELEQQAEQRFERLSGGQQARFQILLLELSGTTALLLDEPTDNLDLESAEALQEGLEAYEGTVVAVTHDRWFARSFDRFLVFGSDGLVRETAEPVWDERRVVRDR; encoded by the coding sequence ATGGGACATCTTGAGGCCGGACATCTGGAGTACTACCTGCCGGACGGGAGGGTCCTGCTGGGGGATGTGTCCTTCCGGGTGGGGGAGGGCGCGTCGGTCGCGCTGGTGGGGGCCAACGGCGCCGGCAAGACGACACTGCTGCGGCTGATCGCGGGGGAGCTCCAGCCGCACGGCGGGGCGGTCACCGTCAGCGGCGGACTGGGCGTGATGCCGCAGTTCGTGGGCTCCGTACGGGACGAGCGCACGGTGCGCGACCTGCTGGTCTCCGTGGCGCAGCCGCGGATCAGACAGGCCGCGGCGGCGGTGGACGCCGCCGAGCTCGCGATCATGACCGCCGGGGACGACGACGAGGCCGTGCAGATGGCCTATGCCCAGGCGCTCAGCGACTGGGCCGAGGCGCGCGGCTACGAGGCCGAGACGGCCTGGGACATCTGCACCATGGCGGCGCTGGGCATGCCGTACGAGAAGGCCCAGTGGCGGCAGGTGCGCACGCTGTCCGGGGGCGAGCAGAAGCGGCTGGTGCTGGAGTCGCTGCTGCGCGGCACGGACGAGGTGCTGCTGCTGGACGAACCGGACAACTATCTGGACGTGCCCGGCAAGCGCTGGCTGGAGGAGCAGCTCCGGCAGACCCGTAAGACGGTGCTGTTCGTCTCGCACGACCGGGAGCTGCTGGCCCGTGCGGCGGAGAAGATCGTCAGCGTGGAGCCGGGGCCGGCGGGCTCCGACGTCTGGGTGCACGGTGGCGGCTTCGACACCTTTCACGAGGCGCGCAAGGAGCGTTTCGCCCGCTTCGAGGAGCTGCGGCGGCGCTGGGACGAGAAGCATGCGCAGCTGAAGAAGCTGGTGGTCTCGCTGCGGCAGGCGGCCTCGGTCAGCCATGAGCTGGCCTCGCGCTATGCGGCGGCGCAGACCCGGCTGAAGAAGTTCGAGGAGGCCGGGCCGCCGCCGGAGCCGCCGCGCGAGCAGGACATCACCATGCGGCTGCGCGGCGGGCGCACCGGCGTACGGGCGATCACCTGCGAGAACCTGGAGCTGACCGGCTTGATGAAGCCGTTCGACCTGGAGATCTTCTACGGCGAACGGGTCGCGGTCCTCGGCTCCAACGGCTCCGGCAAGTCGCACTTCCTGCGGCTGCTGGCCGGCGACGAGCAGAACCCCGTCCCGCACACCGGCGCATGGAAGCTCGGCGCCCGTGTCGTCCCGGGCCACTTCGCGCAGACCCACGCCCACCCCGAGCTGCTGGGCCGCACCCTGCTCGACATCCTGTGGACCGAGCACGCCAGGGACAAGGGCCAGGCCATGTCGGCCCTGCGCCGCTACGAGCTGGAGCAACAGGCCGAGCAGCGCTTCGAGCGGCTCTCCGGCGGCCAGCAGGCACGCTTCCAGATCCTGCTGCTGGAGCTGTCCGGCACGACGGCGCTGCTGCTCGACGAGCCGACGGACAACTTGGACCTGGAGTCGGCGGAGGCGCTCCAGGAGGGCCTGGAGGCGTACGAGGGGACGGTGGTGGCGGTGACGCACGACCGCTGGTTCGCCCGGTCCTTCGACCGGTTCCTGGTGTTCGGGTCGGACGGGCTGGTGCGGGAGACGGCGGAGCCGGTGTGGGACGAGCGGCGGGTGGTGCGGGACCGGTAG
- the truA gene encoding tRNA pseudouridine(38-40) synthase TruA, translating into MSDEVEPGFVRVRLDLSYDGKDFSGWAKQAGGRRTVQGEIEDALRTVTRSGETYELTVAGRTDAGVHARGQVAHVDLPETVWAEHRERLLRRLAGRLPKDVRVWRLAEAPYGFNARFSAIWRRYAYRVTDHHGGVDPLLRSHVLWHDWELDVDAMNEASRPLLGEHDFAAYCKRREGATTIRTLQELSWSRGADGIITATVRADAFCHNMVRSLVGAMLFVGDGHRPVEWPGKVLAAGVRDSAVHVVRPHGLTLEEVGYPADELLMARNQEARNKRTLPGSGAGCC; encoded by the coding sequence GTGAGTGACGAAGTGGAGCCCGGGTTCGTCCGGGTGCGGCTGGACCTTTCCTATGACGGAAAGGACTTTTCCGGGTGGGCGAAGCAGGCCGGCGGGCGGCGGACCGTGCAGGGGGAGATCGAGGACGCGCTGCGGACGGTGACGCGGTCCGGGGAGACGTATGAGCTGACCGTGGCCGGGCGGACGGACGCGGGGGTCCATGCGCGGGGCCAGGTGGCGCATGTGGACCTGCCCGAGACGGTGTGGGCCGAGCACCGGGAGAGGCTGCTGCGGCGGCTGGCCGGGCGGCTGCCCAAGGACGTGCGGGTGTGGCGGCTGGCCGAGGCGCCGTACGGGTTCAACGCGCGGTTCTCGGCGATCTGGCGGCGGTACGCGTACCGGGTGACCGATCACCACGGCGGCGTGGATCCGCTGCTGCGGAGCCATGTGCTGTGGCACGACTGGGAGCTCGACGTCGACGCGATGAACGAGGCCTCGCGGCCGCTGCTGGGGGAGCACGACTTCGCGGCGTACTGCAAGCGGCGGGAGGGCGCGACGACGATCCGTACGCTCCAGGAGCTGAGCTGGTCGCGGGGGGCGGACGGGATCATCACGGCGACCGTCCGGGCGGATGCCTTCTGCCACAACATGGTGCGGTCGCTGGTGGGGGCGATGCTGTTCGTGGGGGACGGGCACCGGCCGGTGGAGTGGCCGGGGAAGGTGCTGGCCGCCGGGGTGCGGGACTCCGCGGTGCATGTCGTACGGCCGCACGGGCTGACGCTGGAGGAGGTCGGCTACCCGGCCGATGAGCTGCTGATGGCGCGCAATCAGGAGGCGCGGAACAAGCGGACGCTGCCCGGGAGCGGGGCCGGCTGCTGCTGA